The following proteins are co-located in the Microbacterium immunditiarum genome:
- the purL gene encoding phosphoribosylformylglycinamidine synthase subunit PurL: MTTPSSTASAEASARPVVDTVENAAGTPEREQPYAALGLKPDEYERIREILGRRPTSGELAMYSVMWSEHCSYKSSKIYLRQFGQKVSDQMKERLMVGMGQNAGVVDIGEGWAVTFKVESHNHPSYIEPFQGAATGVGGIVRDIISMGARPVAVMDQLRFGAIDHPDTARVVHGVVSGISFYGNCLGLPNIGGETVFDAVYQGNPLVNALAVGVLRHEDLKLANASGAGNKVVLFGARTGGDGIGGASILASDTFSSGGPTKRPAVQVGDPFAEKVLIECCLELYKGELVEAIQDLGAAGISCATSELAANGGSGMRVDLEKVLLRDPTLTPEEILMSESQERMMAIVAPDKLDAFLAVTSKWDVETSVLGEVTGDGRLQIFWHGEQIVDVDPSTVAVDGPVYERPVAYPTWIDALQDDSAAALPRSADPAVLREQFTKLVASPNLADTSWVTNQYDRYVLGNTALAFPDDAGMVRVDEQSGLGFAISTDCNGRYCQLDPYEGAKHALAEAYRNVAVTGAVPTAVTDCLNFGSPENPEVMWQFSRAVEGLSDGCLELGIPVTGGNVSFYNQTGDQPIFPTPVVGVLGIIDDVAHRVPSGWQDPGENVYLLGVTATELSGSQWAGTIHDHLGGRPPRVDLAQERKLAELLHAASQQSLISSAHDLSSGGLAQALAEGVMRFGVGARVWLDEIMERDGVDAASALFSESTGRVIVTVPREDDVKFRGLCEGRGYPVLRIGVTDAPGDGDAPALEVQGLFTVPLDELRDLSRSTLPAAFGPIIG, from the coding sequence ATGACCACTCCCTCTTCGACGGCTTCGGCCGAGGCATCCGCTCGCCCTGTCGTCGACACCGTCGAGAACGCCGCCGGCACCCCCGAGCGCGAGCAGCCGTACGCCGCCCTGGGTCTCAAGCCCGACGAGTACGAGCGCATCCGCGAGATCCTCGGCCGCCGGCCCACCTCGGGCGAGCTGGCGATGTACTCCGTCATGTGGAGCGAGCACTGCTCGTACAAGTCGAGCAAGATCTACCTGCGCCAGTTCGGGCAGAAGGTCTCCGACCAGATGAAGGAACGGCTCATGGTCGGCATGGGCCAGAACGCCGGCGTCGTCGACATCGGCGAAGGCTGGGCGGTCACCTTCAAGGTCGAGTCGCACAACCACCCGTCGTACATCGAGCCGTTCCAGGGCGCCGCGACGGGCGTCGGCGGCATCGTGCGCGACATCATCTCGATGGGCGCCCGCCCCGTCGCAGTCATGGACCAGCTGCGCTTCGGTGCGATCGACCACCCCGACACGGCGCGCGTCGTGCACGGGGTCGTCTCCGGCATCTCGTTCTACGGCAACTGCCTCGGCCTGCCCAACATCGGCGGCGAGACGGTCTTCGACGCCGTGTACCAGGGCAACCCGCTCGTGAACGCGCTCGCGGTCGGCGTCCTGCGCCATGAGGACCTCAAGCTCGCGAACGCCTCGGGCGCGGGCAACAAGGTCGTGCTGTTCGGCGCCCGCACGGGCGGCGACGGCATCGGCGGGGCCTCGATCCTGGCATCCGACACGTTCTCCTCCGGCGGCCCGACCAAGCGCCCGGCCGTGCAGGTCGGCGACCCGTTCGCCGAGAAGGTGCTCATCGAATGCTGCCTCGAGCTCTACAAGGGCGAGCTCGTCGAGGCCATCCAGGACCTGGGCGCCGCCGGCATCTCGTGCGCGACGAGCGAGCTCGCGGCGAACGGCGGCTCGGGCATGCGCGTCGACCTCGAGAAGGTCCTGCTGCGCGACCCCACGCTCACGCCCGAGGAGATCCTCATGAGCGAGAGCCAGGAGCGCATGATGGCGATCGTCGCCCCCGACAAGCTCGACGCGTTCCTCGCCGTGACGTCGAAGTGGGACGTCGAGACGAGCGTCCTCGGCGAGGTCACGGGCGACGGCCGCCTGCAGATCTTCTGGCACGGCGAGCAGATCGTCGACGTCGACCCCTCGACTGTCGCGGTCGACGGCCCGGTGTACGAGCGCCCCGTCGCCTACCCGACGTGGATCGACGCCCTGCAGGACGACTCGGCGGCCGCCCTGCCCCGCAGCGCAGACCCCGCCGTGCTGCGGGAGCAATTCACGAAGCTCGTCGCGAGCCCGAACCTCGCCGACACGTCGTGGGTCACGAACCAGTACGACCGGTACGTCCTCGGCAACACCGCCCTCGCGTTCCCCGACGACGCCGGCATGGTCCGCGTCGACGAGCAGTCCGGGCTCGGCTTCGCGATCTCGACCGACTGCAACGGCCGCTACTGCCAGCTCGACCCGTACGAGGGCGCCAAGCACGCCCTCGCCGAGGCGTACCGCAACGTCGCTGTGACGGGCGCCGTTCCAACGGCGGTCACCGACTGCCTCAACTTCGGCAGCCCCGAGAACCCCGAGGTCATGTGGCAGTTCTCGCGCGCGGTCGAGGGACTGAGCGACGGATGCCTCGAGCTCGGCATCCCCGTCACGGGCGGCAACGTCAGCTTCTACAACCAGACCGGCGACCAGCCGATCTTCCCGACGCCCGTCGTCGGCGTGCTCGGCATCATCGACGACGTCGCGCATCGCGTGCCGTCGGGCTGGCAGGACCCGGGCGAGAACGTCTACCTGCTCGGCGTCACCGCGACCGAGCTCAGCGGCTCGCAGTGGGCCGGCACGATCCACGACCACCTCGGCGGTCGTCCTCCGCGCGTCGACCTCGCGCAGGAGCGCAAGCTCGCCGAGCTGCTCCACGCGGCGTCGCAGCAGTCGCTCATCTCGAGCGCGCACGACCTGTCGTCGGGCGGCCTCGCGCAGGCGCTCGCCGAGGGCGTGATGCGGTTCGGCGTCGGCGCGCGGGTGTGGCTGGACGAGATCATGGAGCGCGACGGGGTGGACGCGGCATCCGCCCTCTTCTCGGAGTCGACCGGGCGCGTCATCGTGACCGTTCCCCGCGAGGACGACGTGAAGTTCCGCGGGCTGTGCGAAGGACGCGGCTACCCGGTGCTGCGCATCGGCGTGACGGATGCCCCCGGCGACGGCGACGCTCCGGCGCTCGAGGTGCAGGGGCTGTTCACGGTGCCGCTGGACGAGCTGCGCGACCTGTCGCGCTCGACGCTTCCCGCGGCGTTCGGGCCCATCATCGGCTGA
- a CDS encoding MerR family transcriptional regulator, protein MSDHTIEEAAELTGVSKHTLRYYEREGLLPAIAKAPSGHRRYTEDDIGWIRFLQLLRATGMPIRDMKDFVALTNAGDHTIAQRVEVLTRSRETLVKRMAEDREHLDRLNFKIDYYTSVLDSGDVTPERLIGEPVVR, encoded by the coding sequence GTGAGCGACCACACGATCGAAGAGGCGGCCGAGCTGACCGGGGTCTCGAAGCACACGCTGCGGTACTACGAGCGCGAAGGGCTGCTCCCCGCGATCGCGAAGGCCCCGAGCGGCCACCGCCGCTACACCGAGGACGACATCGGCTGGATCCGGTTCCTGCAGCTGCTGCGCGCGACGGGCATGCCCATCCGCGACATGAAGGACTTCGTCGCACTGACCAACGCTGGCGACCACACGATCGCGCAGCGCGTCGAGGTGCTCACCCGGTCTCGCGAGACGCTCGTCAAGCGCATGGCCGAGGACCGCGAGCACCTTGACCGGCTCAACTTCAAGATCGATTACTACACGAGCGTGCTCGACTCGGGCGACGTGACTCCGGAGCGCCTCATCGGCGAGCCGGTCGTGCGCTGA
- a CDS encoding aldo/keto reductase, whose product MTENTTLTGRRAFAFGPSATPLVPMAVGAMLMGTSTPEPEARRILDHFAGTVVPRYAGSDGTPARGMIDTADCYCWWLAPGETGGHSEALLGRWFADTDARDSVYLATKATGMLRDYDGVWNADGTPNWDLARTRYIGADPDVLRGALAASLERLGIEHIDLYYNHVDDRSTLLADAVGTFAGFVADGRVGAYGWSNVATWRLAQIAAVAEANGWPQPIALQQQHSYLRRRAGLDHQSIVDSEQLDYLRESPGLQLVAYSPVLKGLYSDRSKRSLDYWAMDPYAGPDADARLAAVDRVAAASGATGNQVVLAWLMAADSPRVLPLIGARTFDQYLECIEALDVELTAEQLEELDSAGA is encoded by the coding sequence ATGACAGAGAACACCACCCTCACGGGCCGCCGCGCGTTCGCCTTCGGGCCGTCAGCGACCCCTCTCGTGCCGATGGCCGTCGGCGCGATGCTCATGGGCACGAGCACGCCCGAACCGGAGGCTCGGCGCATCCTCGACCACTTCGCCGGGACCGTCGTGCCGCGCTACGCGGGCTCGGACGGAACTCCCGCCCGGGGCATGATCGACACCGCCGACTGCTACTGCTGGTGGCTGGCGCCCGGTGAGACGGGAGGCCACAGCGAGGCGCTCCTCGGCCGCTGGTTCGCCGACACGGATGCCCGTGACTCGGTGTACCTCGCGACGAAGGCGACCGGCATGCTTCGCGACTACGACGGCGTGTGGAACGCCGACGGCACCCCGAACTGGGACCTTGCCCGCACGAGGTACATCGGAGCTGATCCCGACGTGCTGCGCGGGGCGCTCGCCGCATCTCTGGAGCGCCTCGGCATCGAGCACATCGACCTGTACTACAACCACGTCGACGATCGCTCGACACTGCTCGCCGATGCGGTCGGCACCTTCGCCGGGTTCGTCGCCGACGGCCGGGTCGGCGCATACGGGTGGTCGAACGTCGCGACGTGGCGCCTCGCACAGATCGCGGCGGTCGCCGAGGCGAACGGCTGGCCGCAGCCGATCGCGCTGCAGCAGCAGCACAGTTACCTGCGCCGGCGCGCGGGGCTCGACCACCAGAGCATCGTCGACTCCGAGCAGCTCGACTACCTGCGCGAGTCGCCCGGCCTCCAGCTCGTGGCGTACTCTCCCGTGCTCAAGGGCCTCTACAGCGACCGCTCGAAGCGCTCGCTCGACTACTGGGCGATGGACCCGTACGCCGGACCCGACGCCGACGCGCGTCTCGCGGCGGTCGACCGCGTGGCCGCGGCATCCGGTGCCACCGGCAACCAGGTCGTGCTCGCGTGGCTCATGGCCGCGGACTCCCCACGAGTCCTCCCTCTCATCGGCGCGCGCACGTTCGACCAGTACCTCGAATGCATCGAGGCGCTCGACGTCGAGCTGACGGCCGAGCAGCTCGAGGAGCTCGACTCCGCGGGGGCGTGA
- a CDS encoding ArsR/SmtB family transcription factor encodes MVVRNELSDEEIDRIFQALATATRRDILRRTIEDELSVSSLARDYDMSFAAVQKHVAVLEAAGLVIKRAEGRERLVRADPTMIARARALLARYEELWRSRIARLDALLAEQAGTEPPHDDARDPRTREGE; translated from the coding sequence ATGGTTGTACGTAATGAGTTGAGCGATGAAGAGATCGACCGGATCTTCCAAGCCCTCGCGACCGCGACGCGGCGTGACATCCTGCGGCGCACGATCGAGGACGAGCTGTCGGTCTCGTCGCTGGCGCGTGACTACGACATGTCGTTCGCGGCGGTGCAGAAGCACGTCGCCGTGCTCGAAGCCGCGGGCCTGGTCATCAAGCGGGCCGAGGGTCGCGAGCGTCTCGTCCGGGCGGATCCGACGATGATCGCCCGCGCCCGCGCGCTGCTCGCGCGCTACGAGGAGCTGTGGCGATCGCGCATCGCCCGGCTCGACGCCCTGCTCGCCGAGCAGGCCGGAACCGAACCCCCGCACGACGACGCGAGAGACCCTCGCACGAGAGAAGGAGAGTGA
- a CDS encoding SRPBCC family protein has protein sequence MPVTAVTTDPEALTMTVTADFAAPVDRLWNAFTDPRQLERFWGPPGWPATFTQFDFQAGGFVRYHMTSPRGESSTGMWEVLSIDEPRSFEVLDSFADEAGNPIADMPASRMVFTFTETAEGSRLTNVTHFTSAEALEQVVEMGAVEGATMAMNQLDRVLEGLRAYAQGKGVQTEILDDQHVRITRLIEGPIDLVWRAHTEPELLEKWMLGPEGWRMSACEVDLSVGGRYRYAWEPVGDTEGQAFGFDGEHLLIDSPRRIVTTEHMTGTDYPSTLNDLNLYEEDGATLVTLLIEYPDAQTRDAVLATGMTEGMESSYQRLEGVLATV, from the coding sequence ATGCCCGTCACCGCCGTCACCACCGACCCCGAAGCACTCACGATGACGGTCACGGCGGACTTCGCCGCGCCCGTCGACCGGCTGTGGAACGCGTTCACCGATCCGCGCCAGCTCGAGCGTTTCTGGGGTCCTCCCGGCTGGCCGGCCACGTTCACGCAGTTCGACTTCCAGGCCGGCGGATTCGTGAGGTACCACATGACCAGCCCGCGGGGTGAGTCCTCCACAGGCATGTGGGAAGTCCTCTCGATCGACGAGCCGCGCAGCTTCGAGGTGCTCGACTCCTTCGCCGACGAAGCGGGCAACCCGATCGCGGACATGCCCGCGTCGCGCATGGTCTTCACCTTCACCGAGACGGCCGAGGGCTCGCGCCTGACGAACGTCACGCACTTCACCTCGGCAGAGGCTCTCGAACAGGTTGTCGAGATGGGCGCCGTCGAGGGCGCGACGATGGCCATGAACCAGCTCGACCGGGTGCTCGAAGGTCTGCGGGCGTACGCGCAGGGCAAGGGTGTGCAGACCGAGATCCTCGACGACCAGCACGTGCGCATCACGCGGCTCATCGAGGGTCCGATCGACCTCGTGTGGCGCGCCCACACCGAGCCCGAGCTGCTCGAGAAGTGGATGCTCGGCCCCGAGGGCTGGCGCATGTCGGCGTGCGAGGTCGACCTCTCCGTCGGCGGGCGCTACCGCTACGCGTGGGAGCCCGTCGGCGACACGGAGGGCCAGGCGTTCGGATTCGACGGCGAGCACCTGCTCATCGACTCCCCTCGCCGCATCGTGACGACCGAGCACATGACCGGCACGGACTACCCGTCGACCCTCAACGATCTCAACCTCTACGAGGAGGACGGCGCCACTCTCGTCACGCTGCTCATCGAGTATCCCGACGCGCAGACGCGCGACGCGGTGCTCGCGACCGGCATGACCGAGGGGATGGAGTCGAGCTACCAGCGGCTCGAGGGCGTGCTCGCGACGGTCTGA
- a CDS encoding alkaline phosphatase family protein, giving the protein MARTTNDERDDGADAAPDDAAPADAPELPSRREFFRRAGLGAAGLAIGASAGAAVTAAATTHPPEFTPLPPRHVPGFDHIVVVMFENRSFDNIVGRLYSAAEKTTDDFDGINQGSYSNKGPDGTDIPAYVYDGPTDTVMQQPQPDPGETYPHVNTQLFDIIAPQSNAHVERYGHRHPYNAPSPGQEPTNSGFVTDYIVNFRLTKKREPKPEEYRVAMGGFAPEMLPVLSTLAREFAVYDRWFAGVPSQTFCNRSFFHASTSHGYVVNHTGDDYYKWIDAPAAATIFNRLDDAGLTWRVYYDATQLVSLTGMLHAPVLEPYWQTNFRVMEQFYADAASGNLPDYAFIEPRMVYNHNDMHPPWGQEREGEVQLPDGTTMRVSNSSESDVRAGDKLVQDVYDAIRTASSAQGSNAMNTALVITFDEHGGTYDHVAPPDAVPPDNSGPGEMGFEFNRLGVRVPAVVVSAYTASGTVIHDEMHHGSVINTLCRLHGLSPLTVRDETANPIFNAINTTVPRQPYSWPQPQSLYAPPNPEKTEESASHEKHKRRPLTAPARGLLGLLTARFDPGARIPTTYGEAYEALMDKGRGLFGTLDD; this is encoded by the coding sequence GTGGCACGGACGACGAACGACGAGCGCGACGACGGGGCGGATGCCGCGCCGGATGACGCCGCGCCCGCCGACGCGCCCGAGCTGCCGTCGCGCCGCGAGTTCTTCCGCCGCGCGGGCCTCGGCGCCGCGGGGCTGGCGATCGGGGCATCCGCCGGCGCCGCCGTCACCGCGGCCGCGACGACGCACCCGCCCGAGTTCACGCCGCTCCCGCCGCGACATGTTCCGGGGTTCGACCACATCGTCGTCGTGATGTTCGAGAACCGCAGCTTCGACAACATCGTCGGCCGCCTGTACTCCGCCGCCGAGAAGACGACGGACGACTTCGACGGCATCAACCAGGGCAGCTACTCGAACAAGGGCCCGGACGGGACCGACATCCCCGCGTACGTCTACGACGGTCCGACCGACACGGTGATGCAGCAGCCGCAGCCGGATCCCGGCGAAACGTACCCGCACGTCAACACGCAGCTCTTCGACATCATCGCCCCGCAGTCGAACGCCCACGTCGAGAGGTACGGCCACCGGCATCCGTACAACGCGCCCTCGCCCGGGCAGGAGCCGACCAACAGCGGCTTCGTGACGGACTACATCGTCAACTTCCGCCTCACGAAGAAGCGCGAGCCCAAGCCCGAGGAGTACCGCGTCGCCATGGGCGGCTTCGCCCCCGAGATGCTGCCCGTGCTGTCGACGCTCGCGCGGGAGTTCGCCGTGTACGACCGGTGGTTTGCGGGCGTGCCGTCGCAGACCTTCTGCAACCGGTCGTTCTTCCACGCGTCGACGTCGCACGGGTACGTGGTCAACCACACGGGCGACGACTACTACAAGTGGATCGACGCGCCGGCCGCGGCCACGATCTTCAACCGGCTCGACGACGCGGGGCTCACGTGGCGCGTGTACTACGACGCGACCCAGCTCGTGTCGCTCACGGGCATGCTGCACGCGCCCGTGCTCGAGCCGTACTGGCAGACGAACTTCCGCGTGATGGAGCAGTTCTACGCCGACGCGGCATCCGGGAACCTGCCCGACTACGCGTTCATCGAGCCGCGCATGGTCTACAACCACAACGACATGCACCCGCCGTGGGGCCAAGAGCGCGAAGGCGAGGTGCAGCTGCCCGACGGCACGACGATGCGCGTGTCCAACAGCTCCGAGTCCGATGTGCGTGCGGGTGACAAGCTCGTGCAGGACGTCTACGACGCGATCCGCACGGCGTCGTCGGCTCAGGGCTCGAACGCGATGAACACCGCGCTCGTGATCACGTTCGACGAGCACGGCGGCACATACGACCACGTCGCACCACCCGACGCGGTGCCGCCCGACAACTCCGGTCCCGGCGAGATGGGCTTCGAGTTCAACCGCCTCGGCGTGCGCGTGCCGGCCGTCGTCGTGAGCGCGTACACCGCCTCCGGAACGGTCATCCACGACGAGATGCACCACGGGTCGGTCATCAACACGCTGTGCCGCCTGCACGGGCTGAGCCCGCTCACCGTGCGCGATGAGACGGCGAACCCGATCTTCAACGCGATCAACACGACGGTTCCGCGTCAGCCTTACTCGTGGCCGCAGCCGCAGTCGCTGTACGCGCCGCCGAACCCCGAGAAGACCGAGGAGTCGGCGTCGCACGAGAAGCACAAGCGGCGTCCGCTCACAGCGCCCGCGCGCGGGTTGCTCGGCCTGCTCACGGCGCGGTTCGATCCCGGCGCCCGGATCCCGACGACCTACGGCGAGGCGTACGAGGCGCTCATGGACAAGGGCCGGGGCCTGTTCGGCACACTCGACGACTGA
- the sufU gene encoding Fe-S cluster assembly sulfur transfer protein SufU → MSGLESLYQELILDHSKRPHGRGLATDASATSHQLNPVCGDELTLGVRVEGDRVISVTWDGAGCSISQASASMLAALVEEEGGLARTEATALIDGFRSALRSRGETPLDEETFGDAAALSGVSKYTARVKCAMLAWVAFEDALAKT, encoded by the coding sequence ATGAGCGGTCTCGAGTCGCTCTACCAGGAGCTGATCCTGGACCACTCCAAGCGCCCGCACGGCAGGGGGCTGGCGACGGATGCCTCGGCCACCAGCCACCAGCTGAACCCCGTCTGCGGCGACGAGCTCACGCTCGGCGTGCGCGTCGAGGGCGACCGTGTGATCAGCGTGACGTGGGACGGCGCCGGATGCTCCATCTCGCAGGCATCCGCCTCGATGCTCGCGGCGCTCGTCGAGGAGGAGGGCGGGCTCGCGCGCACGGAGGCGACGGCGCTCATCGACGGGTTCCGCTCCGCGTTGCGCTCGCGCGGCGAGACCCCGCTCGACGAGGAGACCTTCGGCGACGCCGCCGCCCTGTCGGGCGTCTCGAAGTACACCGCACGCGTGAAGTGCGCGATGCTCGCGTGGGTCGCGTTCGAGGACGCGCTCGCCAAGACGTGA
- a CDS encoding SufS family cysteine desulfurase — MTSTLDAAAVRADFPLLDETIHGQRLVYLDSAATSQKPRAVIDAEVDFLTRANAAVHRGAHTLAAEATELFEDARAAVAGFVGAQPEQLVWTSGATAGINLVAYAIGNATAGRGAPASARFALAPGDELVITESEHHANLIPWQELAARTGAALKHIPVRDDGTIDTDAAASVISDRTSVVAFPHVSNVLGIVNPVAEFVALARSAGAVTVLDACQSAPHLPLDLPALGVDLAVFSGHKMLGPYGVGALYGRSDVLEALPPFLTGGSMITTVTLDEAKYLPPPQRFEAGTQPVSQAIGLAAAVRYLDSVGMDAVHAHETALGERMGEGLRSIPGIRLLGDPASGSGAGHVERVALWAFEVEGVHAHDAGQFLDSRGIAVRVGHHCAQPLHRRFGVTATVRASAALYNTADEVDAFLDAVSGIRSFFGVAS; from the coding sequence ATGACCTCGACGCTCGACGCCGCAGCCGTGCGCGCCGACTTCCCGCTGCTCGATGAGACCATCCACGGGCAGCGACTCGTGTATCTCGACTCGGCCGCGACGAGCCAGAAGCCGCGTGCGGTGATCGACGCCGAGGTGGACTTCCTCACCCGGGCGAACGCCGCCGTGCACCGCGGGGCCCACACGCTCGCCGCCGAGGCGACCGAGCTCTTCGAGGATGCCCGCGCGGCAGTCGCCGGGTTCGTGGGCGCACAGCCCGAGCAGCTCGTGTGGACGAGCGGCGCGACCGCCGGCATCAACCTCGTCGCGTACGCGATCGGCAACGCGACGGCCGGGCGCGGCGCCCCGGCGAGCGCGCGCTTCGCCCTCGCCCCGGGGGATGAGCTCGTCATCACCGAGTCCGAGCACCACGCGAACCTCATCCCGTGGCAGGAGCTCGCCGCGCGCACCGGCGCCGCGCTGAAGCACATTCCCGTGCGCGACGACGGGACAATCGACACGGATGCCGCGGCATCCGTCATCTCGGACCGCACCAGCGTCGTCGCGTTCCCCCACGTCTCGAACGTTCTCGGCATCGTGAACCCCGTCGCCGAGTTCGTCGCCCTCGCGCGGAGCGCCGGGGCGGTCACCGTGCTCGACGCGTGCCAGTCGGCGCCGCATCTGCCGCTCGACCTTCCCGCGCTCGGCGTCGACCTCGCGGTGTTCTCGGGGCACAAGATGCTCGGGCCGTACGGCGTCGGCGCGCTCTACGGACGAAGCGACGTGCTCGAGGCGCTGCCGCCGTTCCTCACCGGAGGGTCGATGATCACGACCGTCACACTCGACGAGGCGAAGTACCTCCCGCCGCCGCAGCGCTTCGAAGCGGGAACGCAGCCGGTGTCGCAGGCCATCGGCCTGGCGGCCGCCGTGCGGTACCTCGATTCGGTCGGCATGGATGCCGTGCACGCGCACGAGACCGCGCTCGGCGAGCGCATGGGCGAGGGTCTGCGATCGATCCCGGGCATCCGGCTCCTCGGCGACCCTGCGTCGGGCTCAGGGGCCGGTCACGTGGAGCGCGTCGCGCTGTGGGCTTTCGAGGTCGAGGGAGTCCACGCGCACGACGCGGGGCAGTTCCTCGACTCGCGCGGCATCGCGGTGCGCGTCGGCCACCACTGCGCCCAGCCGCTGCACCGCCGTTTCGGGGTGACGGCGACGGTCCGGGCATCCGCCGCCCTCTACAACACCGCCGACGAGGTCGACGCGTTCCTCGACGCGGTGTCGGGTATCCGCTCGTTCTTCGGAGTCGCATCATGA
- a CDS encoding VanZ family protein, whose protein sequence is MDDRVGLGLVAMLIGVLIGVALLVPFVALSYRRRGRLGAGRASLWFAALVYFFAIWTYTLLPLPDPDAVTCAGANLDPFAFVDDIGRAVGPTGPVLTDPALLQLLLNVVLFVPLGFFVRVLGGRGIVVAGLVGLGVSAFIETTQLTGVWGLYPCAYRVFDVDDLLTNTVGALLGSVVGLIVPKSRRGMSRLPDADLPRPVTRRRRLLGMLCDVLGAALTSWASAVIVQAALYALGAHEEVADGTAAGVVGDVTAIVIWFLVIMTTGRSVGDFAVLLRFEGTTYPVWLARLLRFAGGIGGYLVLVALPGAWGLVGGIFAALSLVLMLTTDDRGGLPGIVSGQKLVDARVRELLEYG, encoded by the coding sequence GTGGACGACAGGGTCGGCCTCGGACTCGTGGCGATGCTGATCGGAGTGCTGATCGGAGTCGCACTCCTCGTGCCGTTCGTCGCCCTCAGCTACCGGCGTCGGGGCAGGCTCGGGGCCGGGCGAGCGAGCCTGTGGTTCGCGGCGCTCGTCTACTTCTTCGCGATCTGGACCTACACTCTGCTGCCGCTCCCAGACCCGGACGCCGTGACGTGTGCCGGCGCGAACCTCGACCCGTTCGCGTTCGTCGACGACATCGGGCGCGCCGTCGGGCCCACAGGCCCCGTGCTCACCGACCCTGCGCTGCTGCAGCTCCTGCTCAACGTCGTGCTCTTCGTGCCGCTCGGCTTCTTCGTGCGCGTGCTGGGCGGACGCGGCATCGTCGTCGCGGGGCTCGTCGGGCTCGGCGTATCCGCGTTCATCGAGACGACCCAGCTCACCGGCGTGTGGGGCCTTTACCCGTGCGCCTATCGCGTGTTCGACGTCGACGACCTGCTCACGAACACGGTCGGCGCGCTCCTCGGATCCGTCGTGGGACTCATCGTGCCCAAGAGCCGGCGCGGCATGTCGCGCCTGCCCGACGCCGATCTGCCGCGGCCAGTCACACGCCGTCGGCGGCTGCTGGGGATGCTGTGCGACGTCCTCGGCGCCGCCCTGACGTCCTGGGCGTCCGCAGTGATCGTGCAGGCGGCGCTCTACGCGCTCGGCGCGCACGAGGAGGTCGCCGACGGAACCGCCGCGGGCGTCGTGGGCGACGTGACCGCGATCGTCATCTGGTTCCTCGTCATCATGACGACCGGCCGTTCCGTGGGCGACTTCGCGGTGCTGCTGCGGTTCGAGGGCACGACCTACCCCGTGTGGCTCGCGCGGCTGCTCCGCTTCGCGGGTGGAATCGGGGGGTACCTCGTCCTCGTCGCCCTGCCCGGCGCATGGGGGCTTGTCGGAGGGATCTTCGCCGCGCTGTCTCTCGTCCTCATGCTCACGACCGACGATCGCGGCGGCCTCCCGGGGATCGTGTCAGGACAGAAGCTCGTCGACGCGCGCGTGCGAGAGCTGCTCGAGTACGGGTGA